From a single Bryobacter aggregatus MPL3 genomic region:
- a CDS encoding TlpA family protein disulfide reductase, giving the protein MRILSFVLLVAALQAAIVADVRALLARQDFPAAEKLIETQRAGGAWTPELLEAQSWLGRGALAAKHYDKAIAYAKGTRKLALDLLKTRKLDDEARLPTALGATIEVEGQALAAKGHLHDALSFLNSELQRYHATSIRTRIQKNINLLSLVGKPAPALDLQVAVGKNPTKSIAQFKGKPVLLFFWAHWCADCKAQAPILAELARTYASKGLTIIGPTQYYGYAAGGEDATKPEERTYIASIYDRYYASIPGMSAPLSEENFRVYGASTTPTLVLIDRAGIVRLYHPGSMSKEELSAQIERLR; this is encoded by the coding sequence ATGAGAATCTTAAGCTTCGTCCTTCTGGTAGCAGCACTCCAAGCGGCAATCGTCGCCGACGTGCGCGCACTCCTGGCCCGTCAGGATTTCCCCGCAGCCGAGAAGCTGATTGAAACCCAGCGCGCCGGCGGAGCATGGACTCCGGAATTGCTCGAAGCGCAATCCTGGCTGGGCCGGGGGGCGCTGGCAGCCAAGCACTACGACAAGGCCATCGCCTATGCCAAGGGCACTCGCAAGCTGGCGCTTGACCTACTCAAAACACGCAAGCTCGACGATGAGGCGCGCTTGCCTACCGCACTGGGCGCCACCATTGAGGTGGAAGGACAGGCACTCGCAGCCAAGGGGCATTTGCATGACGCACTGTCATTCCTCAACAGCGAGTTGCAACGCTACCACGCGACGTCGATCCGGACCAGAATCCAGAAGAACATCAATCTCCTGTCCCTGGTTGGCAAGCCGGCTCCGGCGCTGGATCTCCAGGTGGCAGTCGGCAAGAATCCCACGAAAAGCATTGCGCAATTCAAAGGCAAGCCCGTGCTGCTTTTCTTCTGGGCGCACTGGTGTGCAGACTGCAAGGCACAAGCCCCGATCCTCGCCGAACTTGCGCGGACCTATGCCTCCAAGGGGCTCACCATCATTGGCCCCACACAATACTACGGCTACGCCGCAGGCGGCGAAGACGCAACAAAACCCGAGGAGAGAACGTATATTGCCTCGATCTACGATCGATACTACGCTTCCATCCCGGGCATGAGCGCCCCTCTCAGCGAGGAGAACTTTCGCGTCTACGGCGCCTCGACAACGCCGACCCTGGTGCTGATCGATCGCGCCGGAATCGTCCGCCTCTACCATCCCGGCTCGATGTCCAAAGAGGAACTCAGCGCTCAGATCGAGCGACTGCGCTAG
- a CDS encoding alpha/beta hydrolase translates to MVHRLFLVLAPALLFAQLQTPDWVSVESNISYSKHPETVLDVYQSKRAPAPQTKRAGVLVIHGGGWGGGTKENVFERLCLPYLQKGLVVVNVEYRLSRAALAPAAVEDALLAADWFRANAAKYGVDKNKIIVTGDSAGGHLALMVGMTPKQAKLGPPAKVAAVINFYGITDVQDQLEGQHMRQYAVTWLPATLPDRQELARRVSPITWVRKDLPPILTIHGDQDPTVPYAHGVDLTKALREAGADAELIPVAQGAHGNFGPEKDAEIYGLIFNFLEKRKLL, encoded by the coding sequence ATGGTCCATCGTCTTTTTCTGGTCCTTGCCCCGGCCCTGCTCTTTGCGCAATTGCAAACCCCAGACTGGGTCAGCGTCGAGTCGAACATCTCGTACTCGAAGCATCCAGAGACTGTGCTCGATGTCTATCAGTCCAAGCGCGCACCTGCGCCCCAGACAAAGCGAGCCGGAGTGCTCGTCATCCACGGAGGCGGCTGGGGAGGCGGCACCAAGGAGAACGTCTTTGAGCGGCTCTGCCTGCCTTATCTCCAGAAGGGACTGGTTGTCGTCAATGTAGAGTACCGGTTGTCCCGAGCCGCGCTTGCCCCCGCAGCCGTGGAAGACGCCCTGCTCGCGGCAGATTGGTTTCGCGCCAACGCGGCGAAGTATGGCGTCGATAAAAACAAAATCATTGTCACCGGAGATTCCGCAGGCGGCCATCTCGCGTTGATGGTCGGCATGACGCCGAAACAGGCCAAGCTCGGGCCGCCGGCGAAAGTTGCGGCCGTGATCAACTTTTACGGCATCACCGACGTGCAGGATCAACTCGAAGGGCAACACATGCGGCAGTATGCGGTCACCTGGTTGCCCGCTACGCTGCCCGACCGGCAGGAATTAGCCCGCCGCGTCTCGCCCATCACCTGGGTGCGTAAAGACTTGCCTCCAATTCTCACCATTCATGGCGACCAGGACCCCACCGTTCCTTATGCCCACGGGGTCGATCTCACCAAAGCGCTGCGTGAAGCGGGTGCTGATGCCGAACTGATCCCTGTGGCACAAGGCGCACACGGTAACTTCGGCCCGGAGAAGGACGCCGAAATTTATGGTTTGATTTTCAACTTTCTCGAAAAGCGAAAACTTCTCTAA
- a CDS encoding sugar phosphate isomerase/epimerase family protein, producing MTRRAFSAMPLLSSAFAAPSDIRLGIDLFSVRSQGWTAFEHLDYASRLGAKVVHFSEIRFLGSLEDEHVQKVAAHAKRLGIELEIGMRSICPTSTLFDPKQGTAEEQLRRVIRAAKLCDSRLVRCFLGSSLDRASAVPLSAHIENTAKTLRAVKSFAVDQNIKVAVENHSGDMQARELKSLIELAGKDFVGAVIDSGNPVWALEDPHLTLETLAPHILTSHVRDSYLWKTPLGVAVQWTPMGRGNVDIAGWVNRYRQLCPGKTLSMEIIVTGARKFQVFETKFWDAYRDTPAWEFSRFLALAEKGTEQPDPPKLDKEAALLKERQDLESSMEFTRKLIA from the coding sequence ATGACACGCCGAGCTTTCTCCGCCATGCCCCTCCTCAGTAGCGCCTTCGCCGCCCCTTCCGACATCCGTCTGGGCATTGACTTGTTCAGTGTCCGCAGCCAGGGCTGGACCGCCTTTGAACATCTCGACTACGCCTCCCGGCTTGGCGCGAAAGTCGTTCATTTCTCTGAAATTCGCTTTCTCGGCTCGCTCGAGGATGAGCATGTCCAGAAGGTTGCCGCACACGCCAAGCGGCTGGGCATTGAACTGGAGATCGGGATGCGCTCCATCTGTCCCACCTCCACGCTCTTTGATCCCAAGCAAGGCACCGCGGAGGAACAGCTCCGCCGGGTGATCCGCGCGGCCAAGCTCTGTGACTCCCGTCTGGTGCGTTGCTTCCTGGGGTCGTCTCTCGATCGCGCCAGTGCCGTCCCCCTCAGCGCTCACATCGAGAACACGGCAAAGACCCTCCGGGCAGTCAAGAGCTTCGCGGTCGATCAGAACATCAAGGTCGCTGTCGAAAATCACTCCGGCGACATGCAGGCCCGCGAACTGAAGAGCCTGATCGAGTTGGCCGGCAAGGATTTTGTAGGCGCCGTCATCGATAGTGGCAATCCGGTCTGGGCGCTCGAAGATCCTCATCTCACGCTCGAAACACTCGCGCCCCACATTCTCACCAGCCATGTCCGGGACTCTTATCTTTGGAAGACGCCTCTTGGCGTCGCCGTCCAATGGACGCCCATGGGCCGGGGCAATGTCGACATCGCAGGCTGGGTAAACCGCTACCGGCAGCTTTGCCCGGGCAAGACGCTCTCGATGGAGATCATTGTCACCGGCGCCCGCAAGTTCCAGGTATTTGAGACCAAGTTCTGGGACGCCTATCGCGACACCCCTGCATGGGAATTCTCCCGCTTCCTCGCCTTAGCGGAAAAGGGGACCGAGCAACCTGACCCGCCCAAGCTCGACAAGGAAGCCGCCCTCCTCAAAGAGCGTCAGGATCTTGAGTCCAGCATGGAATTCACCCGGAAACTCATCGCATGA
- a CDS encoding efflux RND transporter periplasmic adaptor subunit, translating into MAPEPVQVRVQQAVARTLDKSIDVTGSLDADETVNLSFEIAGRVSRFRVDFGQLVKKGDIIAELDPRDSEWALERAKANVSQLAARLGMKKWDDPYPTSTAAIRQAQANLEDAKSKYDSAAKLVQSGDISKERAVELQKTLQARQAMIDATNDELNMMIAQLRAQKADLEIATKRLSDNVIRAPFDGGISAKLVSPGQYIKENTAVATLVKTSPLRLRVEIPETYSALIRPGSVVTFTTDAAPGKEFNASIQKLNPSFDSKNRTLLAESKIPASDPRLRPGTFVQVKLVTQRAEQVVMVPKQAIYSVAGLSKVYVVRNGKAVEVKIPPAAEIDGWAEAPAGTIQPGDSIAVSNLLNLVNGVSVKTL; encoded by the coding sequence GTGGCACCAGAACCAGTTCAGGTTCGCGTGCAACAGGCCGTAGCTCGCACTCTCGATAAGTCCATCGATGTGACTGGGTCGCTCGACGCGGATGAAACCGTCAACCTCAGTTTTGAAATCGCCGGGCGCGTCTCCCGCTTCCGGGTCGACTTTGGACAACTGGTGAAAAAGGGCGACATCATCGCCGAACTGGATCCGCGGGATTCCGAATGGGCTCTTGAGCGTGCCAAGGCCAATGTCAGCCAGTTGGCGGCCCGTCTCGGCATGAAGAAATGGGATGATCCCTATCCCACCTCGACGGCGGCTATCCGCCAGGCGCAGGCGAATCTGGAGGACGCGAAGTCGAAATACGATTCGGCCGCTAAATTAGTGCAAAGCGGTGACATCTCGAAGGAACGGGCTGTTGAGTTGCAGAAGACCCTGCAGGCACGGCAGGCGATGATCGACGCGACTAATGACGAGCTGAATATGATGATTGCCCAGCTCCGCGCGCAGAAGGCCGATCTGGAGATTGCCACCAAGCGCCTCTCCGACAACGTGATTCGCGCGCCCTTCGACGGCGGCATCAGCGCAAAGCTGGTGAGTCCGGGCCAGTACATCAAGGAAAATACGGCGGTCGCCACGCTGGTGAAGACGAGTCCGCTGCGCTTGCGGGTGGAGATTCCGGAGACCTATTCGGCGCTCATTCGCCCTGGCAGCGTGGTGACCTTTACAACCGATGCGGCGCCGGGCAAAGAGTTCAACGCCAGCATCCAAAAGTTGAACCCGAGTTTTGACTCCAAGAATCGGACGCTGCTGGCGGAATCGAAGATTCCGGCCAGCGACCCCCGTCTGCGTCCGGGCACTTTTGTGCAGGTCAAGCTGGTCACCCAGCGCGCCGAGCAAGTGGTGATGGTGCCCAAGCAAGCCATCTACTCGGTGGCCGGGCTGAGCAAGGTGTACGTGGTGCGCAACGGCAAGGCGGTGGAAGTGAAGATTCCTCCTGCTGCTGAGATCGACGGTTGGGCAGAAGCCCCTGCCGGCACCATCCAGCCTGGGGACTCGATCGCCGTGAGCAACCTGCTCAACCTCGTCAACGGCGTGAGTGTGAAGACCCTCTAG
- a CDS encoding carbohydrate-binding family 9-like protein, which yields MKLPALILLLAASAFSEDLLKVKFASKDVPLTADPASKFWKQIPPVFATRSNLGVELPGNRTEIRVRWTPDSLYVLMSCPYTELYVNPNPSTTTETNLLWEHDVAEIFLGADFDNIHRYREYQVSPQGEWVDLDIDTKKPIPNAWKWDSQMKVKARIDEKAKIWYGEFQIPFKSVTDKAVKPGTKMRGNFYRFQGGPPERKMVAWSPTGRISNHTPEKFGILEFVK from the coding sequence ATGAAACTCCCCGCGCTCATCCTCTTGCTGGCCGCTTCGGCCTTCTCGGAAGACCTTCTCAAAGTAAAGTTTGCCAGCAAGGATGTTCCGCTGACTGCTGATCCGGCGAGTAAATTCTGGAAGCAGATCCCCCCTGTTTTTGCGACACGCAGCAACCTGGGCGTGGAGCTTCCGGGCAATCGCACCGAGATTCGCGTCCGCTGGACGCCAGACTCGCTCTATGTCTTGATGAGCTGCCCTTATACCGAGCTCTACGTCAACCCGAATCCCTCCACTACGACCGAGACGAATCTGCTTTGGGAGCACGATGTGGCAGAGATTTTTCTGGGTGCCGATTTTGACAACATCCATCGCTACCGGGAGTATCAGGTGAGTCCGCAGGGCGAGTGGGTCGATCTCGATATCGATACGAAGAAGCCCATTCCCAATGCCTGGAAGTGGGACAGCCAGATGAAAGTCAAGGCGCGGATTGATGAGAAGGCGAAGATCTGGTACGGCGAGTTTCAGATTCCCTTCAAGAGCGTGACGGACAAAGCGGTGAAGCCTGGCACGAAGATGCGCGGTAATTTTTATCGCTTCCAGGGCGGGCCGCCGGAGCGCAAGATGGTGGCTTGGTCCCCGACGGGACGGATCAGCAATCACACGCCCGAGAAGTTCGGCATTCTTGAGTTCGTCAAGTAG
- the dnaB gene encoding replicative DNA helicase, protein MNVADIAFQKGLPANLEAERLTLGAVLVDPAQFPLVGGELTAEDFSLESHRRIFQRMSELAERGEHIDRIALANELMRHSELEGAGGLSYLMSLDEGLPQLLNVFGYVKIVREKSTLRKIIFTAQSVMDKAFLGVDEANHILAEAEESFLNVGAARGKNTLATPTEIIDEIGLDQFLDPSNRIKGVSTGFTKLDEMTGGFREGELIILAARPAMGKTAFALNIAQHVCGPKVNKAVAVFSLEMSKESLLTRMVCAAARVDQHRFRTGFLGDDERRQLAVAATDLMDAPLYLDDSPGINMMDIHAKLRRVQAERGLGLVVIDYLQLMQARGSHDSRTQEVSSISRGMKLLSKELRVPILALSQLSRAPETRPGDHRPQLSDLRESGSIEQDADMVCFLFREEVYKPDREDIKGRAELIISKQRNGPIGKVDLAFMHKFTKFGNLADEPGMGDGGGGGSDDYV, encoded by the coding sequence ATGAATGTAGCTGACATCGCCTTCCAGAAAGGCCTACCCGCAAATCTTGAGGCCGAGCGCTTGACGCTCGGCGCCGTCCTGGTGGACCCCGCTCAGTTTCCGCTGGTGGGTGGCGAACTGACGGCAGAAGACTTCAGTCTCGAGTCACACCGCCGCATCTTCCAGCGCATGAGCGAATTGGCCGAGCGCGGCGAGCACATCGATCGCATTGCGCTGGCCAACGAGCTGATGCGCCATTCGGAGCTGGAAGGCGCAGGCGGCCTGAGCTACCTGATGAGCCTGGACGAAGGGCTGCCGCAACTGCTCAACGTCTTTGGCTACGTCAAAATCGTCCGCGAGAAGTCGACGCTGCGCAAGATCATCTTCACCGCGCAGAGCGTGATGGACAAGGCTTTCTTGGGCGTCGACGAGGCGAATCACATTCTCGCCGAGGCCGAAGAGTCCTTCCTCAATGTCGGCGCGGCGCGTGGCAAGAACACGCTGGCTACGCCAACCGAGATCATCGACGAGATTGGTCTCGATCAATTTCTCGATCCCAGCAATCGCATTAAGGGCGTCTCGACCGGCTTTACGAAGCTGGACGAGATGACAGGCGGCTTTCGTGAAGGCGAACTGATCATTCTGGCCGCGCGCCCCGCCATGGGCAAGACCGCCTTTGCGCTGAACATTGCGCAGCATGTCTGCGGGCCGAAGGTGAACAAGGCGGTGGCGGTGTTCTCGCTCGAAATGTCAAAAGAGAGCCTGCTCACTCGTATGGTTTGCGCCGCGGCGCGCGTGGACCAGCATCGCTTCCGCACCGGCTTTCTGGGCGATGATGAGCGGCGTCAGCTTGCGGTGGCGGCGACGGATTTGATGGATGCTCCGCTTTATCTCGACGATTCGCCGGGCATCAACATGATGGACATCCACGCGAAGCTACGCCGCGTGCAGGCCGAGCGTGGCCTTGGGCTTGTCGTCATCGACTACCTGCAACTCATGCAGGCTCGCGGCTCGCACGATAGCCGTACGCAGGAAGTCAGCTCGATCTCGCGCGGCATGAAGTTGCTCAGTAAGGAACTGCGTGTTCCGATTCTGGCTCTGAGTCAGTTGAGCCGTGCGCCGGAAACACGTCCCGGCGACCACCGTCCGCAGTTGAGCGATTTGCGCGAATCGGGTTCGATCGAGCAGGACGCCGACATGGTGTGCTTCCTGTTTCGTGAGGAAGTGTACAAACCTGATCGCGAAGATATTAAGGGACGCGCCGAGCTCATCATTTCCAAGCAACGTAACGGTCCGATCGGAAAAGTCGATCTTGCCTTCATGCACAAGTTCACAAAATTCGGCAATCTCGCCGATGAACCGGGGATGGGTGATGGCGGTGGTGGCGGTTCCGATGATTATGTGTAG
- a CDS encoding efflux RND transporter permease subunit — MQKLAEICIKRPVFATMLILALVVLGAASYMKLGVDFFPKVEFPFVTVTTQLPGAAPEEVESQVTKRIEEAVNTISGIDELRSTSSEGNSLVSIQFTLEKDGEVAAQEVRDKVNQVLNQLPRDAKQPVIQKVATDASPVISVVVSSPREIRETTKLVDDLIKKNIESLNGVGEVRFVGDRTRQIQVILDGEKLYSYNLNVDQIRAALAAQNVEVPGGRVDQGAREVSLRTLGRLLRPEEFANIIIGTLNGAPIRVRDVGRIVDGVEEPRSLARLNGVAAVVLEVRKQAGTNTLDVISVIKERIGGLQTSGLIPRDLEINYSRDQSDFIKGAFEAVQAHLVEGGLFAAIVVLLFIRSWRATLIAALAIPTSIISTYTLMYVMGFTLNQISMLALVLMVGIVIDDAIVVLENIFRFQEEKGMGPVEAAIEGTREIGLAVLATTLSLAVVFMPVALMTGIVGRFMSSFGFTAAFAIMVSLLVSFTLTPALSAKFLKTKPNTGHNSTKEGLLFKVVSRPYMGLLDWSMSHRWVIIVISAVVIYTTGPLFMSMGKDFLPVDDQSYFEVTVRTAPGSSLEGTTNAMNSVEGELKKLPGLKYLLTTIGADIQKRVDRGSIIVQLVPPEKREFSQQQLMEKTRAMMKPFSKDMIVGVQLPALISGGASDRDLQYYVQGPDLAQLERYSRAIMTKLAEVPGVADLDMSYEPGKPELRVDINRDKAADLNVSVNSIATALRTLVAGDSQVTTYREGDDRYDVQLRVDKNFRNSPQALNRLFVPSTTLGNVPVSNVASLIDATGPTAIDRYNRQRQIMIQANIAKGGSLSDALAATQKIVNDLNMPPQYATGTVGRSKEFGKAGVSFIGAFLLCFIFMYMILAAQFESFLDPITILLSLPLSVPFALLSLKLANENYNIIYTSVGILVLFGIVKKNSILQVDHIKRLREEGLPRAQAILKGCEDRLRPILMTTAALVAGMLPLAFGGGAGAGTRRTVAIVVIGGQTMCLLLSLLVTPVVYSLFDDMSNWHLFSRLNRIFKRRAAKEVFASLLSLVLFASVGFAAETPARVGVSAGQKKLMLKDAIEMAMQNNLEIQLEKTNTVIARSQYRQTFGVWDFTLGYKPAFNYNVTPTSSVLQAADGRLVDRNFTNNFGATQRLPWNGTRFDAAFNNSRINTTNPFTGLNPYLQSSLSLTLTQPLLRGRKIDNDRNLIRVRRKQVDISDVDYELRVINVVTLVTQAYWDLVAAREDINVQKQSVDLAKDQYERSKRQIDAGTLAPVELSAALAEMERRQDTYYASIGFLTEVENNLKSLLAGGRDQSIWDDEIIPIETRSLAPPAVDDLKTAVRDAIQRRPELKNLRLRLESNEYQKDLARNQLLPAVNLTGGYLSTGLAGVVNNAPNPFTSSGAAQLDRINKLSQLAGLEPLPAAIGSSVPGSFIGGYGTTLNNLFGNNYTSWQAGIQVDWTLRNRAAKENLVQTNLTDRTLVLQRTRSEQQVEAEVRNSLQFLRTAEQRIVAAEASASAAKEKLDSEQRLFETGESTNFLVLTRQNEYADSQRRGLVARLDFNKAIARLEQALGATLETHQISLQ, encoded by the coding sequence ATGCAGAAACTCGCTGAAATTTGTATCAAACGCCCTGTCTTTGCCACCATGCTGATTCTGGCCCTGGTGGTGTTGGGTGCTGCTTCCTACATGAAGCTCGGTGTGGACTTCTTCCCGAAGGTGGAATTCCCCTTTGTGACGGTGACCACCCAGTTGCCGGGCGCGGCTCCCGAAGAAGTGGAAAGCCAGGTCACCAAACGCATTGAGGAGGCGGTCAATACCATCTCCGGCATCGATGAACTGCGCTCGACCTCGAGCGAAGGCAACTCGCTGGTTTCGATCCAGTTCACCCTCGAGAAAGATGGCGAAGTGGCGGCCCAGGAAGTGCGCGACAAGGTCAATCAGGTGCTGAACCAATTGCCCCGGGACGCCAAGCAACCCGTGATCCAGAAGGTGGCGACCGATGCCTCGCCCGTGATCAGCGTGGTGGTGAGTTCGCCGCGTGAGATCCGCGAGACCACCAAGCTGGTGGACGACCTGATCAAGAAGAATATCGAAAGCTTGAACGGCGTCGGCGAAGTCCGCTTTGTCGGTGACCGCACCCGCCAGATCCAGGTGATCCTCGATGGCGAAAAGCTGTACAGCTACAACCTGAACGTCGACCAGATTCGTGCTGCGTTGGCGGCGCAGAATGTGGAAGTTCCGGGGGGCCGTGTCGATCAGGGCGCTCGGGAAGTGAGTCTGCGAACCCTCGGACGCCTGCTGCGTCCCGAAGAATTCGCCAACATCATCATCGGCACGCTGAATGGTGCACCGATTCGCGTGCGCGATGTGGGCCGGATTGTCGATGGTGTCGAAGAGCCCCGTTCGCTGGCCCGCCTCAACGGCGTGGCTGCGGTGGTGCTCGAAGTGCGCAAACAAGCCGGAACCAACACGCTCGACGTGATTAGCGTGATTAAGGAGCGCATCGGCGGCTTACAGACATCGGGGCTCATTCCTCGGGACCTCGAGATCAATTACTCACGCGACCAGAGCGACTTCATCAAGGGCGCCTTTGAAGCGGTGCAGGCGCATCTTGTGGAGGGTGGACTTTTTGCCGCGATCGTCGTGCTGTTGTTTATCCGCAGTTGGCGCGCGACACTGATCGCGGCGCTCGCCATTCCCACCTCGATCATCTCCACTTACACCCTGATGTACGTGATGGGCTTTACGCTGAACCAGATCTCGATGTTGGCGCTGGTGTTGATGGTGGGGATCGTCATCGACGACGCGATCGTCGTGCTGGAGAATATCTTCCGCTTCCAGGAAGAGAAGGGCATGGGCCCGGTGGAGGCAGCCATTGAAGGAACGCGCGAGATTGGTCTCGCCGTGCTGGCGACGACGCTGAGTCTTGCGGTGGTCTTCATGCCGGTGGCGCTCATGACGGGCATCGTCGGCCGCTTCATGTCGAGCTTCGGCTTTACCGCTGCTTTTGCAATCATGGTCAGCCTGCTGGTGAGCTTCACGCTGACGCCGGCCTTGTCGGCCAAATTCCTCAAAACGAAGCCAAATACCGGCCACAACAGCACCAAGGAAGGGTTGCTCTTCAAGGTGGTCTCCCGGCCTTACATGGGTTTGCTCGACTGGAGCATGTCGCACCGCTGGGTGATCATCGTCATTTCCGCCGTGGTCATCTACACCACCGGACCGCTGTTCATGAGCATGGGTAAGGACTTCCTGCCCGTCGATGACCAGAGCTACTTTGAGGTGACGGTGAGAACGGCTCCGGGTTCCTCGCTCGAGGGCACCACCAATGCAATGAATAGCGTCGAAGGCGAACTGAAGAAGCTCCCGGGCTTGAAGTATCTGCTCACCACGATTGGCGCCGATATCCAGAAGCGCGTCGATCGCGGCAGCATCATCGTGCAACTGGTGCCGCCCGAGAAGCGTGAGTTCAGCCAGCAGCAATTGATGGAAAAGACGCGTGCGATGATGAAGCCCTTCTCGAAGGACATGATTGTGGGCGTGCAGTTGCCGGCCCTGATTTCGGGCGGCGCGAGCGATCGCGATCTGCAGTATTACGTCCAGGGCCCGGACCTCGCTCAGTTGGAGCGTTACTCCCGCGCCATCATGACGAAGCTGGCCGAAGTGCCCGGTGTGGCTGATCTCGATATGTCCTATGAGCCTGGCAAGCCGGAACTGCGCGTCGACATCAATCGCGACAAGGCTGCCGACCTCAACGTCAGCGTCAACAGCATCGCCACGGCTTTGCGCACGCTGGTTGCCGGGGACTCCCAGGTGACCACCTATCGCGAGGGGGACGATCGCTATGACGTCCAACTGCGCGTCGATAAGAACTTCCGCAATTCGCCGCAAGCGTTGAACCGGCTGTTTGTCCCTTCGACCACCTTGGGCAATGTGCCAGTGTCGAACGTGGCCAGTCTGATTGACGCGACCGGCCCCACGGCCATTGACCGCTACAACCGGCAGCGGCAGATCATGATCCAGGCGAACATTGCCAAGGGTGGGTCCTTGTCAGACGCGCTGGCAGCGACGCAGAAGATTGTCAACGATCTGAACATGCCGCCGCAATACGCCACCGGTACGGTGGGCCGCAGTAAGGAGTTTGGCAAGGCGGGGGTCAGCTTCATCGGCGCCTTCCTGCTCTGCTTCATCTTCATGTACATGATTCTGGCGGCGCAGTTTGAAAGCTTCCTTGACCCGATTACGATCCTGCTCAGCCTGCCGCTCAGCGTGCCCTTCGCGCTCTTGAGCTTGAAGCTGGCCAATGAGAACTACAACATCATCTACACCTCAGTCGGAATCCTGGTGCTCTTCGGAATCGTGAAGAAGAATTCGATTCTACAGGTGGACCATATCAAGCGTCTGCGAGAGGAAGGGCTCCCTCGGGCCCAGGCGATTCTGAAGGGTTGCGAAGACCGTCTCCGCCCGATTCTGATGACTACTGCCGCGCTCGTTGCCGGTATGTTGCCGCTTGCCTTTGGCGGCGGCGCGGGCGCCGGCACTCGCCGTACGGTCGCGATCGTCGTCATCGGGGGGCAGACCATGTGTCTGCTGCTCAGCTTGCTGGTGACGCCGGTGGTCTATTCGCTGTTCGATGATATGTCAAACTGGCATCTGTTCTCGCGCCTGAATCGAATCTTCAAGCGTCGCGCGGCGAAGGAAGTCTTTGCGAGTCTGCTGAGTTTAGTGCTGTTCGCATCGGTTGGTTTTGCTGCGGAAACTCCGGCCCGCGTGGGTGTGAGCGCCGGGCAGAAGAAGCTGATGTTAAAGGACGCCATCGAGATGGCCATGCAGAACAATCTCGAGATCCAACTCGAGAAGACGAACACGGTGATTGCCCGCAGCCAGTATCGCCAGACCTTCGGCGTCTGGGATTTTACGCTCGGCTACAAACCGGCGTTCAACTATAATGTCACGCCCACATCGAGTGTGCTGCAAGCTGCCGATGGACGTCTGGTCGATCGGAACTTTACGAATAACTTCGGCGCCACCCAGCGCCTCCCCTGGAATGGCACTCGCTTTGATGCGGCCTTCAACAATAGCCGGATCAACACAACGAACCCATTTACGGGCTTGAATCCTTATCTGCAGTCGAGCCTTTCGCTGACCCTGACGCAGCCCTTGTTGCGTGGCAGAAAGATTGACAATGACCGGAATCTGATTCGCGTCCGCCGCAAGCAGGTGGATATCAGCGATGTGGATTATGAACTGCGCGTGATCAATGTGGTGACGCTGGTGACGCAGGCCTATTGGGATCTGGTGGCGGCGCGGGAAGACATCAATGTCCAGAAGCAGAGTGTCGACCTGGCCAAAGATCAGTATGAGAGAAGCAAGCGCCAGATCGACGCGGGCACTCTTGCGCCAGTGGAACTCTCGGCTGCGCTTGCCGAAATGGAGCGCCGCCAGGACACTTATTACGCCAGCATCGGCTTTCTCACCGAGGTCGAGAACAATCTGAAGAGCCTGCTGGCTGGTGGCCGCGATCAGTCGATCTGGGATGACGAGATCATCCCGATTGAAACGCGTAGTCTCGCGCCTCCGGCGGTGGATGATCTGAAGACCGCTGTGCGGGACGCCATCCAGCGCCGTCCGGAACTGAAGAATCTGCGGCTGCGTCTCGAGTCGAACGAGTACCAGAAGGATCTGGCCCGCAATCAACTGCTGCCCGCGGTGAATCTGACGGGGGGGTATCTCAGCACGGGTCTTGCCGGTGTGGTGAACAATGCACCCAATCCGTTCACCTCGTCCGGGGCCGCACAGTTGGACAGAATCAACAAGCTTTCGCAGCTTGCCGGACTCGAGCCGCTGCCTGCAGCCATCGGAAGTAGTGTGCCGGGCAGCTTCATCGGCGGCTACGGCACCACGCTCAATAATCTGTTTGGCAACAACTATACAAGTTGGCAAGCCGGGATTCAGGTGGACTGGACCCTGCGCAATCGTGCGGCCAAGGAGAATCTGGTGCAGACCAATCTGACGGATCGCACACTGGTTCTGCAACGGACGCGCAGCGAGCAGCAGGTGGAGGCGGAGGTTCGCAATTCGCTGCAGTTCTTGCGAACGGCGGAACAGCGGATTGTCGCAGCCGAAGCCAGCGCCAGCGCGGCCAAGGAGAAACTGGACAGCGAACAGCGGCTGTTTGAAACAGGTGAAAGCACAAACTTCTTAGTGCTGACGCGCCAGAACGAATATGCCGATTCGCAACGCCGCGGCTTGGTGGCAAGGCTCGATTTCAATAAGGCGATTGCCCGTCTCGAACAGGCGCTGGGAGCCACGCTCGAGACCCATCAGATTTCCTTGCAGTAA